One window of Nymphaea colorata isolate Beijing-Zhang1983 chromosome 11, ASM883128v2, whole genome shotgun sequence genomic DNA carries:
- the LOC116264212 gene encoding shaggy-related protein kinase epsilon, producing the protein MASAGAVPTLALRKSNSNATGMDKLPEEINEMKIRDDKEMEATVVDGNGTETGHIIVTTIGGKNGQPKQTISYMAERVVGHGSFGVVFQGKCLETGETVAIKKVLQDKRYKNRELQTMRLLDHPNVVALKHCFFSTTEKDELYLNLVLEYVPETVYRVVKHYSRMNQRMPLIYVKLYTYQICRALAYIHGGIGVCHRDIKPQNLLVNPHTHQLKLCDFGSAKVLVKGEPNISYICSRYYRAPELIFGATEYTTAIDMWSVGCVLAELLLGQPLFPGDSGVDQLVEIIKVLGTPTREEIKCMNPNYNEYKFPQIKAHPWHKLFRKSMPPEAVDLVSRFLQYSPNLRCTALDACIHPFFDELRDPNTRLPNGRPLPPLFNFKPQELKGVTLELLEKLIPEHARKQCQLLAL; encoded by the exons ATGGCGTCTGCAGGTGCAGTGCCTACTTTGGCACTTAGAAAATCCAATAGCAATGCAACAGGAATGGATAAGCTGCCAGAggaaataaatgaaatgaagaTAAGGGATGACAAG GAAATGGAAGCAACTGTTGTCGATGGAAATGGCACTGAGACAGGGCATATCATTGTAACAACAATTGGGGGTAAAAATGGTCAACCCAAGCAG ACAATAAGTTACATGGCTGAGCGTGTGGTGGGGCATGGTTCCTTTGGAGTTGTATTTCAG GGAAAATGCTTGGAGACAGGGGAGACTGTGGCAATTAAGAAGGTGCTGCAGGATAAGCGATACAAAAATCGTGAGCTGCAAACCATGCGGCTTCTAGATCATCCTAATGTTGTTGCCCTCAAGCATTGCTTCTTCTCAACTACTGAGAAGGATGAACTATATCTGAATCTTGTCCTTGAGTACGTACCTGAGACTGTTTATCGAGTTGTGAAACATTACAGCAGGATGAACCAGAGGATGCCTCTAATTTATGTTAAACTGTACACTTATCAG ATCTGCAGGGCATTGGCATATATTCATGGTGGTATAGGGGTTTGCCATAGGGACATCAAGCCACAGAATTTGCTG GTTAATCCTCACACTCACCAGCTAAAATTATGTGATTTTGGAAGTGCAAAAGTTCTG GTCAAAGGAGAACCGAATATATCATACATCTGCTCTCGTTATTATCGTGCCCCTGAACTCATTTTCGGGGCCACAGAGTATACTACTGCTATTGACATGTGGTCAGTTGGATGTGTTCTGGCTGAACTGCTGCTTGGCCAG CCACTCTTCCCTGGAGATAGTGGAGTGGATCAACTTGTGGAGATAATCAAG GTTCTTGGGACACCTACTAGAGAAGAAATTAAATGTATGAATCCCAACTACAATGAATACAAGTTTCCACAAATCAAAGCTCATCCATGGCACAAG CTATTCCGCAAGAGCATGCCACCAGAGGCAGTAGATCTTGTCTCAAGATTTCTTCAGTATTCACCAAATCTGCGTTGCACCGCT TTGGATGCCTGCATACATCCATTCTTTGATGAACTTCGTGATCCGAATACTCGTCTCCCTAATGGTCGCCCATTGCCGCCATTATTCAATTTCAAACcccaag AGCTCAAAGGAGTGACATTGGAGCTGCTGGAGAAGTTGATTCCAGAACATGCACGGAAGCAGTGTCAGTTACTTGCTCTTTAA